TTAGGTAGCTTGGATTCTCAAAATGACTGACTATAGCAATCTTATTTGTGGGACAGGCTTCCAGCCTGCACAGGCAAGATGCCCGTGGCACATCTGACAATTTATTGAGGATTTTTATACACGCTTTCGCGACTGAGTCAAGATATCAGTTCAAAAATTCTGATAAAGTTGTGTAGAGGAAGTGGTTATTGCCTAATTAGATGCAGTATTCAGTCCACTCGCCCACTGAGTTTATTTCTACTCATTTAGAGCAGCTATTACCTAGCTGGTCTGTTCCAGTTTGGTCAGTATTAGTGGTACTCCAACTGTGCCAATTTGCCTTGATTGAGCGGACAGCAGAGACAGAAAACTACAAAGACCAATTGCGTCAACAATTTATTGATTTTGGCAATCATGTGGTCTCCAAGCTAAGAGCTATGGGCTATCTGGCAGACATGTTCGATCCCTGCACTGGCTGGCCTTTAAATTCACCACCCGGACAACTGAGGCTCGATGATGTGGCAGTTGTCCGCTCTATCTTGGGCTACTCAGTTGTTAATTGCGGTCTCTGCATGACGCTTGTGCATCCGACTTGGGGGAAGGCTGTTTATCCCTCCACACTGATGTCGTCTGCACCGCCGCACGTATTAAAAGAGGTGGTAAACAGTATTCTTGTAGGCAATAAAGCTCACCTAGATGGCTCGGACTTCGTGACTGGTGAATGCTGTCTCCAATCACCCCCTTACTTGTTGACTTCACAGCTGCCGGCTACCCCCTCCCGCAATACCACCACTCCTGCACGGGACGGGGCAGTTTTACCCAGTAGAGTGTAGTGACAAACGGTTGTGTACAGCCTTCCGGTTCAACAATTGTAACGCAGTAGGAGGGGGAGTGCTTGGTAGCTGCGTCGGCAATAAAGCGCTTACCAATGCGCCGCCAACTTGGCTCCTTGCCATGCCACTCCAATCGGCAACACGGCCAAGGGAGCTGTTCGCGGTCGAATAGTCGGCAACAAGGACCGATGACGCGATAACTGAAACTTCCCCCCTGACTGCCAAAAATTTCCCCAAACTGAAGTGGATGTAGAGACAATGGCTTTGAAGATTCCTGTCTTTCAATCTCTCTAGCCGATAAACAATGTGGTTTTGGGGACATAAGAGGCACGTCGATATAGCCTATCTGCCAAAGCGGAAATAAAACTAGCTTGGG
This window of the Chroococcidiopsis sp. CCMEE 29 genome carries:
- a CDS encoding methylmalonic aciduria and homocystinuria type D protein, which translates into the protein MQYSVHSPTEFISTHLEQLLPSWSVPVWSVLVVLQLCQFALIERTAETENYKDQLRQQFIDFGNHVVSKLRAMGYLADMFDPCTGWPLNSPPGQLRLDDVAVVRSILGYSVVNCGLCMTLVHPTWGKAVYPSTLMSSAPPHVLKEVVNSILVGNKAHLDGSDFVTGECCLQSPPYLLTSQLPATPSRNTTTPARDGAVLPSRV